One window of the Reyranella humidisoli genome contains the following:
- a CDS encoding PaaI family thioesterase, protein MAIQRPADARPVAPYEFRGFNGVIGHQVVAWRHGFVEMQLKVRPELCNANGLLHGGVLMTLLDSASGFACTFNETATARRLSVTLAFTTQFIKAGREGDVLTILGAWRPSTSQSTFAAETEIYNQVNDLLATGAGTFRYLKGERSDGTLDFLDRKAAD, encoded by the coding sequence ATGGCGATCCAACGACCGGCCGACGCTCGGCCGGTCGCTCCTTATGAGTTCCGCGGCTTCAACGGCGTGATCGGCCACCAGGTCGTGGCGTGGCGTCACGGCTTCGTCGAGATGCAACTCAAGGTGCGGCCGGAACTGTGCAACGCCAACGGCCTGCTGCATGGCGGCGTGCTGATGACGCTCCTTGATTCCGCGAGCGGCTTTGCCTGCACCTTCAATGAGACGGCGACGGCGCGGCGACTTTCCGTAACGCTCGCCTTCACCACCCAGTTCATCAAGGCCGGCCGCGAAGGCGACGTGCTCACGATCCTGGGCGCGTGGCGTCCCTCTACGAGCCAGAGTACCTTCGCCGCCGAGACCGAGATCTACAATCAGGTGAACGATCTGCTCGCCACCGGCGCCGGCACCTTCCGCTACCTGAAGGGCGAGCGCAGCGACGGCACGCTCGACTTCCTCGACCGGAAGGCCGCGGACTGA
- a CDS encoding IclR family transcriptional regulator: MGNVSHLVTRTAAFQSSVENGLAEGSSSKDRQFVTALARGLDILRAFHAGEGMLGNQEIAHRTGLPKPTVARLTHTLTELGYLNYIRRFRKYELGASVLALGYAAISSMDVRRASRQPLEQLAHALNASTALGGRDRHSMIYLEACRGPSVVAITHDVGTRVPMASTAMGRAYLFSLPDVDRNKQIDAIRRRWRDDWAKVKTGLERSFKELTDRGFCVTWGEWLPELCGVGAPLRNSDGTAAYAINASAPIYQISRDRLEADWGPRLVKVARDIRTGMAAQPAVTAPAGSALRPMMANGNGHRAPMSAMVRR; encoded by the coding sequence ATGGGCAACGTTAGCCATCTCGTTACGCGAACCGCCGCCTTCCAGAGCTCGGTCGAGAACGGTCTCGCCGAAGGGTCCAGCAGCAAGGATCGCCAGTTCGTCACGGCGCTGGCCCGCGGCCTCGACATCCTGCGCGCCTTCCATGCCGGCGAAGGCATGCTGGGCAACCAGGAAATCGCCCACCGCACCGGCCTGCCGAAGCCGACGGTCGCCCGCCTGACCCACACGCTGACCGAGCTGGGCTACCTCAACTACATCCGCCGTTTCCGCAAGTACGAGCTGGGCGCCTCGGTTCTGGCGCTGGGCTACGCCGCCATCTCGAGCATGGACGTCCGCCGCGCCTCGCGTCAGCCGCTGGAGCAGCTGGCCCACGCCCTCAACGCCTCCACTGCGCTGGGCGGCCGCGACCGTCACTCGATGATCTATCTCGAAGCCTGCCGTGGCCCGTCGGTCGTGGCGATCACGCACGATGTCGGCACCCGCGTGCCGATGGCCAGCACCGCGATGGGCCGCGCCTACCTGTTCTCGCTGCCCGACGTCGACCGCAACAAGCAGATCGATGCCATCCGCCGCCGCTGGCGCGACGACTGGGCCAAGGTGAAGACCGGCCTGGAGCGCTCGTTCAAGGAACTGACCGACCGCGGCTTCTGTGTCACGTGGGGCGAGTGGCTGCCCGAGCTGTGCGGCGTCGGCGCTCCGCTGCGCAATTCGGACGGCACGGCCGCTTATGCGATCAACGCCTCGGCGCCGATCTACCAGATCAGCCGCGATCGTCTCGAAGCCGACTGGGGTCCGCGCCTCGTCAAGGTCGCGCGCGACATCCGCACCGGCATGGCCGCGCAACCCGCCGTCACCGCTCCTGCCGGCTCGGCCCTGCGGCCGATGATGGCCAACGGCAACGGCCATCGCGCGCCGATGTCGGCGATGGTGCGCCGCTAG
- a CDS encoding exodeoxyribonuclease VII small subunit — protein MAKEPTLPKDIAALSFEDALKELEGIVQQLERGQVKLDEAISAYERGALLKRHCEQRLAEAKMKVEKIVFSADGSVATQPADLG, from the coding sequence TTGGCTAAAGAACCCACTCTGCCCAAGGATATTGCAGCCCTCTCCTTCGAGGATGCCCTCAAGGAACTGGAGGGCATCGTTCAGCAGCTCGAACGTGGCCAGGTGAAGCTGGACGAGGCGATTTCGGCCTACGAACGGGGCGCGCTGCTGAAGCGGCACTGCGAGCAGCGGCTGGCCGAAGCCAAGATGAAGGTGGAAAAGATCGTCTTCTCCGCCGACGGTTCGGTCGCGACGCAACCTGCCGACCTCGGCTGA
- a CDS encoding polyprenyl synthetase family protein produces MPLSSHRQFDIALGFAAESVERTMDRLLPSGAVGEARVFEAMRYSSLGGGKRLRAFFVLAGATLFKVGTQPALRTASAIEFVHAYSLIHDDLPAMDDDDLRRGKPTCHKQFDEATAILAGDALQALAFEVLAHEDTHGDPAVRTALVSELAKAAGARGMVGGQMLDLLAEQENSDQTIGAITHLQRLKTGALISFSCTAGAILGKASDPMRMALAGYAHDLGLAFQIVDDLLDIEGSAEELGKATGKDEAAGKATFVSILGVERARAQAGMLARQAAAHLEPFGEAADLLRQATEFVVARRT; encoded by the coding sequence ATGCCGTTGTCGTCGCACAGACAGTTCGATATCGCCCTCGGGTTTGCCGCGGAGTCGGTCGAGCGCACCATGGATCGCCTGCTGCCGTCCGGGGCCGTGGGCGAGGCGCGTGTCTTCGAGGCGATGCGCTACTCGAGCCTGGGCGGCGGAAAGCGGTTGCGCGCCTTTTTTGTGTTGGCCGGTGCGACGCTGTTCAAGGTGGGGACGCAGCCCGCCCTGCGAACGGCGTCCGCCATCGAGTTCGTGCACGCTTATTCTCTGATCCACGACGATCTGCCGGCGATGGATGACGACGATCTGCGGCGCGGCAAACCTACCTGCCACAAGCAATTCGACGAGGCGACGGCGATCCTGGCGGGCGATGCGCTGCAGGCGCTGGCCTTTGAGGTTCTGGCGCACGAGGACACACATGGCGACCCGGCGGTACGCACGGCGCTGGTGAGCGAACTCGCGAAGGCCGCGGGCGCCCGCGGCATGGTGGGCGGGCAGATGCTCGACCTGCTGGCCGAGCAGGAAAATTCCGACCAGACGATCGGCGCCATCACCCACCTGCAGCGCCTGAAGACGGGGGCGTTGATCTCCTTCTCGTGCACGGCGGGCGCCATCCTCGGCAAGGCGAGCGACCCCATGCGAATGGCGCTCGCGGGCTATGCGCACGATCTCGGCCTGGCGTTTCAGATCGTCGACGACCTGCTCGACATCGAAGGCAGCGCGGAGGAGCTGGGCAAGGCGACGGGCAAGGACGAAGCCGCCGGCAAGGCGACTTTCGTGTCCATCCTGGGCGTCGAACGGGCGAGGGCGCAGGCCGGAATGCTGGCGCGACAGGCCGCCGCGCATCTGGAGCCCTTCGGAGAAGCAGCGGATTTGCTAAGGCAAGCCACAGAATTCGTCGTGGCGCGCCGCACCTGA